A genomic segment from Anabas testudineus chromosome 6, fAnaTes1.2, whole genome shotgun sequence encodes:
- the LOC113166080 gene encoding homeobox protein Hox-A10-like, with amino-acid sequence MPDARKRNQAQGAGARCAAGAGVRVPEVRTYNRPPADGCDWTQGRVGASCMLEPPPAPPPPPPQPEAVKQQRDSRL; translated from the exons ATGCCGGACGCACGAAAG AGGAACCAGGCGCAGGGAGCAGGAGCGCGATGTGCGGCAGGAGCCGGGGTCCGTGTGCCTGAGGTCCGAACCTATAACCGCCCACCGGCCGACGGCTGCGATTGGACGCAGGGGAGAGTCGGTGCATCCTGCATGTTGGAGcctccaccagctcctccacccccacccccacagcCAGAGGCCGTCAAACAGCAACGTGACTCACGATTATAA
- the zgc:153031 gene encoding dihydrofolate reductase — MEMEKSRITTQKKKKPVRLIAAVCNNMGIGKDGKLPWHLPSEFQYFLNTVTRVSRPGKMNMMIWGKLCWYSNPENLFPLTNVLHVVLSTTLNTVPDHAHFLCQDFESAVRLAAEPPLADLIETIWIVGGTQVYQEALKHPWCDLVYLTDIMADFDCNVFFPEFDRELFKVQERFPGVPSVIQEENGIKYKFQVYKKEIGDAV; from the exons atggagatggaaaaGAGCCGGATCACGacgcagaagaagaagaaaccagtTCGCCTCATTGCAGCAGTTTGCAATAACATGGGGATCGGGAAAGATGGAAAGCTGCCCTGGCATTTACC GTCTGAATTCCAGTACTTTCTGAACACGGTGACGAGGGTGTCGAGACCAG GAAAAATGAACATGATGATCTGGGGCAAACTGTGCTGGTACTCCAACCCAGAAAATTTGTTTCCTTTGACCAATGTTCTACATGTGGTACTTAGTACCACACTGAA CACCGTTCCAGATCATGCACACTTCTTGTGTCAAGACTTTGAGAGCGCCGTCCGCCTGGCTGCAGAGCCCCCCCTCGCAGACTTAATAGAAACCATTTGGATTGTTGGTGGAACGCAGGTCTACCAG GAAGCGTTGAAGCATCCATGGTGCGACTTGGTTTACCTCACAGACATCATGGCCGACTTTGACTGCAACGTTTTCTTCCCTGAGTTTGACAGAGAACTATTCAAAGTTCAAGAAAG GTTTCCTGGTGTTCCAAGTGTAATTCAAGAGGAGAACGGCATCAAGTACAAATTCCAAGTATACAAGAAGGAGATCGGTGACGCGGTGTAA
- the mterf2 gene encoding transcription termination factor 2, mitochondrial has translation MLRLIAASLCLRCQRVAALPLNLRPCSTLNSAENQQTVEALYELSVDIQKIRKLKGWVLHRSPSYTKEVAELLKDMGASGSTIAQIFLVHPEAVLCHPEQMQTQKELWMSVCPNHKQLISIIEKFPASFFTCSSYHDNQRDNIAYFQSLNLNKRIVTKLMASAPQSFSRPVEQDEVMVRTLQQAYQELGGEEANMKIWLQKLLSQNPFVLLKSPDVLRENLCFLKDKGFSTAELLHLLSKLRGFVTELNPHSMSRTLQYSQDTMGCSETQLRDIILRCPAVLYYPESTLAERFKGLLGAGISMSQIVETPTVLELTTQIVNYRIQRLRALGYDIRKGSLAVLNGTKKDFEVSCGKLQLRRERPLFNPVAPLNADD, from the coding sequence ATGTTGCGCTTGATAGCAGCATCCCTGTGCCTCCGGTGCCAACGTGTTGCAGCTTTACCTTTAAATCTCAGGCCGTGTTCAACACTGAACTCAGCAGAAAACCAGCAGACAGTGGAGGCTCTCTATGAGCTCTCTGTGGACATCCAGAAGATCCGGAAACTTAAGGGCTGGGTCCTCCATCGGAGTCCATCCTATACTAAAGAGGTAGCTGAGCTGCTGAAGGACATGGGGGCGTCGGGCTCCACAATTGCTCAGATATTTCTTGTTCATCCTGAGGCGGTTCTCTGTCACCCGGAGCAAATGCAGACTCAGAAGGAACTGTGGATGTCTGTATGTCCAAACCATAAACAACTGATTAGTATCATTGAGAAATTCCCAGCCTCCTTCTTCACCTGCTCCAGCTACCATGACAACCAACGGGACAACATCGCTTACTTTCAGAGCTTAAACCTCAACAAGCGAATCGTCACCAAACTCATGGCCAGCGCTCCCCAAAGCTTCAGCCGTCCAGTCGAGCAGGACGAGGTGATGGTGCGCACCCTCCAGCAGGCCTACCAGGAGCTTGGTGGGGAGGAGGCCAATATGAAAATCTGGCTTCAGAAACTACTGAGCCAGAACCCGTTTGTTCTCCTCAAGTCCCCTGATGTGCTGAGGGAGAACCTGTGCTTTCTGAAAGACAAGGGCTTCAGCACAGCAGAGCTCCTGCACCTTCTCTCCAAGCTCAGGGGCTTTGTTACCGAACTGAACCCGCACAGCATGAGCCGCACCTTGCAGTACTCCCAGGACACGATGGGCTGCTCTGAAACCCAGCTGCGGGACATCATCCTCAGATGTCCGGCCGTGCTTTACTACCCTGAATCTACGCTGGCCGAACGTTTCAAGGGCCTCCTCGGCGCAGGCATCAGCATGTCTCAAATCGTAGAGACTCCAACTGTCCTCGAGCTCACCACGCAGATAGTGAATTACCGCATCCAGCGACTGCGGGCGCTTGGTTATGACATCAGGAAAGGAAGTCTAGCCGTGTTAAATGGCACTAAGAAGGACTTTGAGGTGAGCTGTGGAAAACTACAGCTACGCAGGGAGAGGCCACTTTTTAACCCTGTTGCTCCTTTAAATGCAGATGACTGA